One window from the genome of Microbulbifer pacificus encodes:
- a CDS encoding phosphotransferase — protein sequence MSAEVEKILANEWPSWSDRPPELIRPLTRGLTNRSFLIQAGEEKLVLRINTPHAQALDLNRQAEAEALIPASERDLCAPLVYLAPDYRYLLTRFISGVPLDLNQPCGLAQLAQLLRNIHRLPPISAHLEYADKVQCYRQSIDRNLPFSPALARLHQKMQPLLQQPQDRKGLSLCHNDLLLENLLLDDNGRLRAIDWEYAACGDPFFDLAVICEGNGFAQHQREILLREYLQRPPVQQDHHSLHQGCLIYRYLDLLWYAVQFSTGRLSEPQHAAYISTGTHTLSQLALSMQD from the coding sequence ATGAGCGCGGAGGTCGAGAAAATTCTCGCCAATGAATGGCCGAGCTGGAGTGACCGCCCACCAGAGCTCATCCGCCCGCTCACCCGCGGGCTGACCAACCGCAGCTTCCTGATTCAGGCCGGTGAAGAAAAACTGGTGCTGCGGATCAACACGCCTCACGCCCAGGCACTGGATCTGAACCGCCAGGCCGAGGCCGAGGCACTGATACCGGCCAGCGAGCGCGACCTGTGCGCGCCACTGGTATACCTCGCCCCGGATTACCGCTATCTGCTGACCCGCTTTATCAGCGGCGTGCCGCTGGATCTGAACCAACCCTGCGGGCTGGCGCAACTCGCGCAGTTGCTGCGCAACATTCACCGGCTACCACCGATTTCCGCACACCTGGAATATGCCGACAAGGTGCAGTGCTACCGGCAATCCATCGACCGGAACCTGCCGTTCTCCCCGGCGCTGGCAAGGCTGCACCAAAAAATGCAGCCGCTGTTGCAGCAACCTCAAGACAGGAAGGGGTTGTCGCTGTGTCACAACGATCTGCTGCTGGAGAATCTTCTGCTCGATGACAATGGTCGCCTTCGCGCCATCGACTGGGAATATGCAGCCTGTGGCGATCCATTTTTCGATCTTGCGGTCATTTGTGAGGGAAATGGATTTGCGCAACACCAACGCGAGATTCTGCTGCGGGAATATCTGCAACGCCCGCCGGTGCAGCAAGATCATCACAGCCTGCATCAGGGGTGTTTGATCTACCGGTATCTGGACCTGTTGTGGTACGCGGTACAGTTTTCAACCGGCCGGCTGTCCGAACCGCAGCATGCTGCGTATATCAGTACGGGAACACACACATTGTCACAACTGGCGTTGAGCATGCAGGATTAA
- a CDS encoding iron-containing alcohol dehydrogenase: MSKSPFVTNWNYPTAMRVGPGRIAELPLLCREMGMATPMLVTDPGLVSLPMVRAVVENSLVAGVPLTVFSEIKGNPTGKNVSDGVAVFKAHGCDGVIALGGGSALDAGKAIALMVGQTHSVWDFEDVGDNYLKVNTHGMMPVIAVPTTAGTGSEVGRSSVITDENAKLKKIIFHPRMLPGIVLLDPELTLGLPAPITAATGMDALSHNLEAFCAPNFHPMAEGIALEAMRLIHVYLPRAVANGNDLEARMQMLVASSMGATAFQRGLGAMHALAHPLGALYDKHHGLLNAILMPYVLAANREAIEEPMSRLSRYLALPTAGFAGVLDWVLFLRRDFGIPHTLAEIGVGEEDADQIGQMATADPSAPSNPLPLTADEYRGIFLNACRGEIG, from the coding sequence ATGTCGAAATCCCCGTTTGTGACCAACTGGAATTATCCGACCGCCATGCGCGTGGGCCCGGGACGTATCGCCGAGCTGCCGCTACTGTGCCGGGAAATGGGCATGGCGACACCGATGCTGGTCACCGATCCCGGCCTGGTATCGCTGCCCATGGTGCGGGCGGTGGTGGAAAACAGCCTGGTGGCCGGCGTGCCGCTGACGGTGTTCAGTGAGATCAAAGGCAACCCCACCGGTAAAAATGTGAGTGACGGTGTCGCGGTCTTCAAGGCGCACGGTTGCGACGGGGTGATCGCTCTGGGTGGAGGTTCCGCGCTGGACGCGGGCAAGGCGATTGCGCTGATGGTAGGGCAGACCCACTCGGTGTGGGATTTCGAAGATGTGGGGGACAATTATCTCAAGGTTAATACCCACGGCATGATGCCGGTGATTGCGGTGCCCACTACCGCGGGTACCGGTTCGGAAGTGGGGCGCTCGTCGGTGATTACCGATGAAAACGCCAAACTGAAAAAAATCATTTTCCATCCACGCATGCTGCCGGGAATCGTGTTGCTCGATCCCGAACTCACCCTGGGGTTGCCCGCGCCGATCACCGCGGCAACCGGCATGGATGCACTTTCCCACAACCTCGAAGCCTTCTGTGCACCGAATTTTCACCCCATGGCCGAGGGGATCGCGCTCGAAGCCATGCGCCTGATTCACGTGTACCTGCCGAGAGCGGTCGCCAATGGCAATGATCTCGAAGCGCGTATGCAGATGCTGGTGGCCTCCAGTATGGGCGCCACCGCGTTTCAGCGCGGGCTCGGTGCCATGCATGCGCTGGCGCATCCGCTCGGAGCACTGTACGACAAGCATCACGGTCTGTTGAACGCGATCCTGATGCCCTATGTACTGGCGGCGAATCGAGAAGCCATTGAAGAGCCCATGAGCCGGCTGTCGCGCTATCTGGCACTACCCACCGCGGGCTTTGCCGGCGTGCTGGACTGGGTGCTGTTCCTGCGCCGGGACTTCGGTATTCCGCACACCCTGGCGGAGATTGGCGTCGGCGAAGAGGATGCGGACCAGATCGGGCAGATGGCCACCGCCGACCCTTCCGCACCGAGCAACCCCTTGCCGTTGACTGCGGATGAATACCGGGGAATTTTTCTGAACGCTTGCCGCGGTGAGATCGGATGA
- a CDS encoding aldehyde dehydrogenase family protein yields the protein MQKLQCISPIDNSIYVERPLATDYEIQNALSSAQSAQLGWKQVSIVERVALVRAAVKNLQQKKAELAEEICWQMGRPIAYAGGEIDGLAERALYMAELAESADGPLKDIQLPQKTGFTRFIRREPLGTAFVIAPWNYPYLTAINAVVPALLAGNSVILKHSAQTPLCAERLVEAFTQAGLPQGVFQYLHLDHRDAEQIVINGSVQHVAFTGSVIGGAAVESAAAGRFLSVGLELGGKDPAYVRADADLEHVVASVVDGAFFNSGQSCCGIERLYVHQTLFEEFVQRAVALIRQYRLGRPDDKRTTLGPLVRASAADFVRDQIDEAVAQGAQSHIDGGEFELDRRGSPYMAPQLLTGVNHAMRVMNEESFGPVLGVMPVSDDNEALALMNDSEYGLTAAIYTADAEAALALGDQLQTGTVFLNRCDYLDPALAWTGVKNSGRGCTLSGVGFEHLTRPKSFHLKLNP from the coding sequence ATGCAAAAACTCCAGTGTATTTCTCCCATCGATAACAGTATTTACGTCGAGCGCCCGCTGGCCACGGATTATGAAATCCAGAATGCATTGAGCAGTGCGCAGTCTGCGCAGCTGGGCTGGAAGCAGGTGTCGATCGTGGAACGCGTCGCGCTGGTGCGCGCGGCAGTGAAAAACCTGCAGCAGAAAAAAGCCGAATTGGCGGAGGAAATCTGCTGGCAGATGGGGCGGCCCATCGCCTACGCCGGTGGAGAAATCGATGGTCTGGCCGAGCGTGCGCTGTACATGGCCGAGCTGGCGGAATCCGCCGATGGCCCACTGAAAGATATTCAATTGCCACAGAAGACAGGATTCACCCGCTTTATTCGCCGTGAACCGCTGGGAACGGCATTTGTTATCGCTCCGTGGAATTATCCCTATCTCACCGCGATCAATGCGGTGGTTCCGGCTCTGCTGGCTGGAAACAGCGTGATCCTCAAGCACTCGGCACAGACACCGCTGTGCGCGGAGCGGTTGGTGGAAGCGTTCACCCAGGCGGGGCTGCCGCAAGGGGTTTTCCAGTATCTGCACCTGGATCATCGCGATGCGGAACAGATCGTGATCAACGGCAGCGTACAGCATGTGGCATTCACGGGTTCCGTTATTGGAGGCGCGGCGGTGGAGAGTGCTGCGGCCGGGCGTTTTCTCTCCGTTGGGCTCGAACTCGGCGGTAAAGATCCGGCGTATGTGCGAGCAGATGCCGATCTGGAACACGTGGTGGCCTCGGTGGTCGATGGCGCATTTTTCAATTCCGGCCAGTCCTGCTGCGGCATCGAGCGTCTGTATGTGCATCAGACGTTGTTCGAGGAATTTGTACAGCGGGCCGTGGCGTTGATCCGGCAATACCGGCTGGGCCGTCCGGATGATAAACGCACGACACTCGGCCCACTGGTTCGAGCCAGTGCCGCGGACTTTGTGCGCGACCAGATTGATGAAGCGGTGGCGCAGGGCGCGCAATCTCATATCGATGGTGGCGAGTTCGAGTTGGATCGCCGCGGCAGCCCATATATGGCCCCGCAGTTGCTCACCGGCGTCAACCACGCCATGCGGGTGATGAACGAGGAATCGTTTGGCCCGGTACTCGGTGTAATGCCGGTGTCGGACGATAACGAGGCCCTGGCACTGATGAACGACAGCGAATACGGCCTCACCGCCGCCATCTACACCGCGGACGCGGAGGCGGCGTTGGCTCTGGGCGATCAGTTGCAAACCGGCACGGTGTTTTTAAACCGCTGTGACTATCTCGACCCGGCGCTGGCCTGGACCGGGGTGAAGAACTCCGGTCGCGGCTGCACCCTGTCTGGCGTTGGCTTCGAACACCTGACCCGCCCGAAATCCTTCCACCTCAAACTCAACCCCTGA